The Nocardia vinacea genome contains the following window.
GAGCGGATGGAACGCTCCACCACGACGAGGGCGTTTGGTGCCAGCCAGTCGTGTTCGGCGAGGGCACGCAGGTCGGCGGTGACCGTCGCGGTGTCGACGTCGTAAGGCGGGTCGGAGAAGACCACATCGTATTTGCCCGCACCGCCGCCCGCCAGGACAGTGGCGACGGAGCCGATGCGGAGTTCGGCACCCGGCAGGCCGAGGTCCGCGATATTGCCGCGGACGATGGCTGCGGCTTTGCGGTCGGATTCGATAAGCAGGGCATGGGTGGCGCCGCGTGA
Protein-coding sequences here:
- the rsmD gene encoding 16S rRNA (guanine(966)-N(2))-methyltransferase RsmD, whose product is MTRIVAGTAGGRRLRVPPAGTRPTSDRVREALFSALAARIDFDGLRVLDLYAGSGALGLEALSRGATHALLIESDRKAAAIVRGNIADLGLPGAELRIGSVATVLAGGGAGKYDVVFSDPPYDVDTATVTADLRALAEHDWLAPNALVVVERSIRSPEIVWPAGYIPAKARKYGETRIELAEFAPE